AAGTATTGGAGGAATGTCTTGGGAGAAAGGCCGAAATGACCATGCTGCCCATGCAGCCCGGCGACGTCCCCGGCACCGAGTCGGATGTCACGAGCCTGGCAAAGGCGATCGACTACAAGCCCAGGGTCGATGTAGAGGAGGGGGTAGCGAACTTCGTCAAGTGGTACCGGGGTTACTACTGAAGGTTACTTTGCCGGCAGGTGGCGCTAGACGTGAGAAACCATCCCGGGGATAGAGGGCGATCCCGATACTGATGGAAACATGGATGGGCTGGTCTGAGAATTGGAAGGGCAGCACGACAGCATCGATGATCTTCTGGCCCACGAGCTCCACATCTTTTTCGGTCCTGGTGCTGGTCAGGATCACGGTAAACTCATCGCCGCCCAGGCGGGCGACCGTATTGTCCTCCCGAACACAATCAGTCAGGCGCTCCGCCACGTCGATCAGTAAGCGATCTCCCGCTTCATGGCCGAGTGAATCGTTGATTTCCTTAAAGCCATGATTTCCCCGTCCTCCGCACTCTGCATGACCATCCGTGTGAAGCTTGGGAACCGATTGGTCATGTACTCCTGCCGTTGCTCTGAACAGCCGCCGCTCCACGGTCCCGAATAATGGGGTTTCGGGTTCAGCGCGCAGAAAAATTGGCTGCAGCGAAGACCCATTCCACACCATACGTTCGATAGCGTACAGAGGCTTGGGAGTCGTTCATGCAATGGTGCTTCATGAACTGGCGTGGCAAATTTAGACGACTGGTTACGGTTTCCGCGATCGTGCTGTTCGCACACCTGATCGGCTTTGCTACGTCATTGCACGCACTGATGGGTGTGCGCACGGCGCCGGGGACCGTCGCCT
This portion of the Wenzhouxiangella sp. XN201 genome encodes:
- a CDS encoding GGDEF domain-containing protein, whose product is MERRLFRATAGVHDQSVPKLHTDGHAECGGRGNHGFKEINDSLGHEAGDRLLIDVAERLTDCVREDNTVARLGGDEFTVILTSTRTEKDVELVGQKIIDAVVLPFQFSDQPIHVSISIGIALYPRDGFSRLAPPAGKVTFSSNPGTT